Proteins found in one Candidatus Tisiphia endosymbiont of Beris chalybata genomic segment:
- the murG gene encoding undecaprenyldiphospho-muramoylpentapeptide beta-N-acetylglucosaminyltransferase: MKKIVVTGGGTAGHLFPAITLGNELIRRGYELHLFTDIRCKKYITEDVKLIAHIINVKLFPKGFLNKLKLFLSLLCVTLKLILLLMKIKPAAIIGFGGYPTFAPLLAALFLRIPIVVYEQNSFLGKTNSFFLKYAAKVALTYDDTKSSANLDNAKKVVVGHIVRENVRELEVKDNFNHVPFRIFIFGGSQGAKFFATLIPKAIKILVTAHPNIQLHITEQAALEDHANIIEIYNNLKLSYKLADFFYDMDQQYLNHELVIARAGASTIAELSYIGLPAIFIPLPTAADNHQFYNAKALEASGAGWCFEQAKCTEAELADKLLVLIQNRDILKQASLKLVKRKNDGSKTLADTVEQIIN; encoded by the coding sequence ATGAAAAAAATAGTTGTTACAGGTGGAGGCACAGCGGGGCATTTGTTTCCTGCTATTACGTTAGGGAATGAATTAATAAGACGTGGTTATGAGTTACATTTATTTACTGATATTAGGTGTAAGAAATATATTACCGAAGATGTAAAGTTGATTGCACATATTATCAATGTTAAGTTATTTCCGAAAGGGTTCCTTAATAAACTAAAATTATTCCTATCTTTATTGTGTGTGACTTTGAAGTTAATATTACTCTTAATGAAAATTAAACCCGCAGCTATAATTGGCTTTGGGGGCTATCCGACTTTTGCGCCATTGCTCGCAGCTTTATTTTTGCGTATTCCTATAGTGGTTTACGAACAAAACAGTTTCTTAGGAAAAACAAATAGTTTTTTCTTAAAATATGCTGCCAAGGTAGCTCTTACTTATGATGACACTAAAAGTAGTGCTAATTTAGATAACGCGAAGAAAGTAGTTGTCGGTCATATTGTTAGAGAAAATGTTAGGGAGTTAGAGGTCAAAGATAATTTTAATCATGTGCCTTTTAGGATATTTATTTTTGGGGGAAGTCAGGGGGCGAAGTTTTTCGCTACTTTAATACCTAAAGCTATTAAAATATTAGTTACTGCCCACCCTAATATTCAACTTCATATAACAGAGCAAGCAGCACTAGAAGACCATGCTAATATCATTGAAATTTATAATAATTTAAAGCTATCCTATAAATTGGCCGATTTTTTTTATGATATGGATCAGCAATATTTAAATCATGAATTAGTAATAGCGCGCGCAGGAGCATCCACTATTGCTGAACTTAGTTATATAGGGCTACCTGCTATATTTATTCCCTTGCCTACAGCTGCGGATAATCATCAATTTTATAACGCCAAGGCTCTGGAAGCAAGTGGGGCAGGGTGGTGTTTTGAACAAGCAAAATGTACCGAGGCAGAATTAGCAGACAAATTATTAGTGTTAATACAAAATCGTGATATATTAAAGCAAGCATCTTTAAAATTAGTCAAAAGAAAAAATGATGGTAGTAAAACTTTAGCCGATACGGTAGAACAAATTATAAATTAA
- the lspA gene encoding signal peptidase II, whose amino-acid sequence MRIPPKLKKFLLIIRRSSSIMFKLVIIDQLVKWWFIGYLRNRAGLTLEITSFLDMVYSWNYGISFGLLRNYYQYSNMLFLVLNSAITIYLWSILVRSKSVIEFIGYSFVVGGAVGNLIDRFINGAVFDFIYFHYNNVGFPIFNLADSFISLGVIILLYDYYQTKKTVEQKNVVQYNNSLIQSEADRIRELTYKQNMNEGD is encoded by the coding sequence ATGCGCATCCCCCCTAAATTAAAAAAGTTTTTACTAATTATACGCCGTAGTAGTAGTATAATGTTTAAGCTAGTAATTATAGACCAGTTAGTAAAATGGTGGTTTATAGGTTATTTAAGGAATAGGGCTGGTTTGACCTTAGAAATAACAAGTTTCTTAGATATGGTTTATAGCTGGAATTACGGGATAAGCTTCGGTTTATTAAGAAATTACTATCAATATAGCAATATGCTATTTTTAGTATTAAATTCTGCGATTACTATATATTTATGGAGTATCTTAGTCCGTAGCAAGTCAGTAATAGAATTTATTGGGTATAGTTTTGTAGTCGGTGGGGCAGTGGGGAATTTAATTGATCGTTTTATTAATGGGGCAGTGTTCGATTTCATTTATTTTCATTATAATAATGTTGGTTTTCCAATATTTAATTTAGCTGATAGTTTTATTTCATTAGGAGTAATTATATTATTATATGATTATTATCAAACTAAAAAAACCGTTGAACAAAAAAATGTAGTCCAATATAATAATTCGCTGATTCAAAGTGAGGCGGACAGGATTCGTGAACTTACTTATAAACAAAATATGAATGAAGGAGATTAA
- the murD gene encoding UDP-N-acetylmuramoyl-L-alanine--D-glutamate ligase produces MSLLLSQKHKKIGIFGLGKTGVSSYEALYKVAQVICYDQNNVSRKAFSEIYGNDKLVDLSDPRWKKLDKIVLSPGVSLSHDIVKLAASNNILLTSDIELLFEEAKSVNFVAVTGTNGKSTTVALIGYILQTQGRHYPIGGNIGIPALSIDFHAPGYVLELSSFQLDLLQNFKAKIAILLNITKDHLARHGSMENYIASKRKICDRLDKESFAIISVDNEITKQFLEQLEIENRTNLLPISTRKILDKGASVYHNIIYDNIAEPLIWRLPNNKYLLGSHNQENIIASYAACRILGIKPEEIITAITEFKGLPHRMQYIGTIYSDDTHVSNNHNFDSNGRREVNFYNDSKATNTDAASKSLTALDNIYWLAGGIAKEGGIAGLEPLFHKIRKAYLFGQDKEMFAATLDKKVQYQICEDLTEAFNMAMQDAQTDGKAVKNILLAPACASFDQFKNFEERGELFIKLYNIAVHRS; encoded by the coding sequence ATGTCACTGCTTCTATCGCAAAAGCATAAAAAAATTGGTATATTCGGTTTAGGTAAAACTGGCGTCTCCTCTTATGAAGCACTTTATAAAGTAGCCCAGGTAATCTGCTATGATCAAAATAATGTTAGTCGGAAGGCTTTTAGTGAAATTTATGGAAATGATAAGCTAGTTGATTTATCAGATCCTAGGTGGAAAAAGCTAGATAAAATTGTTTTAAGCCCAGGCGTCTCTCTATCGCATGATATTGTTAAATTAGCTGCTTCTAATAATATATTACTAACTTCCGATATAGAGTTATTATTTGAAGAGGCTAAATCAGTTAATTTTGTCGCTGTGACTGGTACTAATGGTAAAAGTACTACTGTAGCGTTAATAGGCTATATTTTACAAACTCAGGGGCGTCATTACCCAATTGGCGGCAATATTGGTATTCCAGCTTTAAGTATAGATTTTCATGCCCCTGGATATGTATTAGAATTATCTTCCTTCCAGCTAGATTTATTACAAAACTTTAAAGCTAAAATTGCTATACTTCTCAATATTACTAAAGATCATTTAGCTAGACATGGTAGTATGGAGAACTATATTGCTTCTAAACGTAAGATCTGTGACAGGTTAGATAAAGAATCCTTTGCAATCATTAGCGTTGATAATGAAATTACTAAGCAGTTTCTTGAACAATTAGAAATAGAAAATAGAACGAACTTGCTTCCTATTTCTACCCGTAAAATTCTTGATAAAGGAGCATCAGTTTATCATAACATTATTTATGATAATATTGCTGAACCACTTATTTGGCGCCTTCCTAATAATAAATATTTACTAGGCTCCCATAACCAAGAAAATATTATAGCTAGCTATGCTGCGTGTCGTATTCTTGGTATTAAACCTGAAGAAATAATTACAGCTATCACGGAATTTAAGGGGCTTCCGCATAGAATGCAGTATATTGGTACAATATACTCAGATGATACTCACGTGAGTAACAATCATAATTTCGATAGTAATGGTAGAAGGGAGGTGAATTTTTATAATGATAGTAAAGCTACTAATACGGATGCTGCCTCTAAATCTCTTACCGCTCTTGATAATATATATTGGTTAGCAGGAGGAATAGCAAAAGAAGGAGGTATAGCGGGGTTAGAGCCTTTATTTCACAAAATTCGTAAAGCTTACCTTTTTGGGCAGGATAAGGAGATGTTTGCTGCAACACTTGATAAGAAAGTACAGTATCAAATTTGTGAAGATTTAACAGAGGCGTTTAATATGGCTATGCAAGATGCTCAGACAGATGGTAAGGCAGTAAAAAATATTTTATTAGCTCCTGCTTGTGCTTCTTTTGATCAATTTAAAAATTTTGAAGAACGGGGAGAATTATTTATAAAATTATATAATATCGCGGTTCACAGAAGCTAG
- a CDS encoding IS3 family transposase, with product MVDKDYKDLSVRRQSQLLNLNRSSLYYKDSEKDQDNYLSNRIVEIYSNYPIYGYRRITAILRREVVIVNSKKVRRLMKLMNLQAIYPSINTSKRNLKEAIYPYLLSGLEVIKPNQVWQVDITYLRVQSGFMYLVALIDVYTRLVVGYRLSNSLNTESCLLALEDAIAKYGKPSIINSDQGSQFTSEDWINELRRCVISISMTGKGRCNDNAHIERLWRSFKYEGSYLYRCTSVLELKNNIPKWLNWYNNQRPHQALEYKTPFEIYSGFMDKSCDLPTIPLLPQQLQNYKNNIFVDSL from the coding sequence ATGGTAGATAAGGATTATAAAGATTTAAGTGTTCGTCGGCAAAGTCAGCTATTGAATCTGAACCGCTCCAGCCTATATTACAAGGATTCGGAGAAGGATCAAGATAATTATTTAAGTAATAGAATAGTTGAGATCTATAGTAATTATCCGATATATGGTTACCGGCGAATAACGGCGATACTTAGGAGAGAAGTGGTAATTGTTAACAGCAAAAAAGTCAGGAGGTTGATGAAACTAATGAATTTGCAAGCAATTTACCCTTCGATTAATACAAGTAAAAGAAACCTAAAAGAAGCTATTTATCCATATTTGCTATCAGGGTTAGAGGTTATAAAGCCAAATCAGGTATGGCAGGTGGATATCACTTATTTAAGGGTACAAAGTGGTTTTATGTATTTGGTTGCATTAATCGATGTTTATACTAGATTAGTAGTAGGATATCGTTTATCAAATAGTTTAAATACAGAGAGCTGTTTGCTAGCGTTAGAAGATGCTATAGCTAAATATGGGAAGCCGTCGATAATTAATAGTGATCAAGGTAGCCAGTTTACCAGCGAGGATTGGATTAATGAATTGAGGAGATGCGTCATAAGCATCAGCATGACGGGCAAAGGCAGGTGTAACGATAATGCCCATATCGAGCGTTTATGGCGATCGTTTAAGTATGAGGGGTCGTATTTATACCGGTGTACTTCAGTTTTAGAGTTGAAAAATAATATCCCGAAATGGTTGAATTGGTATAACAATCAAAGGCCCCATCAGGCTTTGGAGTACAAAACGCCGTTTGAGATATATAGTGGATTTATGGATAAGTCTTGCGACTTACCCACAATTCCACTATTACCACAACAGCTACAAAATTATAAAAATAATATTTTTGTAGATAGTTTATGA
- the ndhC gene encoding NADH-quinone oxidoreductase subunit A, which yields MLRIVYLEYLPIAIFFGIALVLSLVIMTLPKFLSPKKYNKAKLESYECGFDGVGGARNKFDIRFYLVAILFIIFDLEIAFLMPWAITLGKIGLLGFFSMMFFLFLLTVGFIYEWRKGALEWE from the coding sequence ATGTTAAGAATTGTTTATCTCGAATATTTGCCTATTGCTATATTTTTTGGCATAGCCCTTGTTTTGTCACTAGTGATAATGACACTACCAAAATTTTTAAGCCCTAAAAAATATAATAAAGCTAAATTAGAAAGCTATGAATGTGGGTTCGATGGAGTTGGAGGCGCCAGAAATAAGTTCGATATAAGATTTTATTTAGTAGCCATTTTATTTATTATTTTTGATTTAGAAATAGCGTTTTTAATGCCTTGGGCTATTACCCTAGGAAAAATTGGGCTACTTGGTTTTTTTTCAATGATGTTTTTTTTATTTCTACTCACTGTTGGTTTCATATATGAGTGGAGAAAAGGCGCTCTCGAGTGGGAGTAA
- a CDS encoding NADH-quinone oxidoreductase subunit C, with protein sequence MQQLIEELIQKQELNVTPISLANLTTYKSSIEHLALFLSSLKTMKDLRFTILTDLFAADFLDRSKRFEITYNLLSLKLNKRLLVKIEVQEEEIVPSITTIFSAACWYEREIYDMFGVNFSGSHDIRRILTDYDFVGHPLRKDFPLTGYVQVKYDKLLEKVVYEPVKLEQEYREFDFTSNWQGPNYVLPGDEKAK encoded by the coding sequence ATGCAGCAATTAATTGAGGAGCTAATACAAAAGCAAGAGCTAAATGTTACACCTATATCTTTAGCTAACTTAACAACCTATAAGTCTAGTATAGAGCACCTCGCATTATTTTTATCTTCCTTAAAAACAATGAAAGATTTACGCTTTACTATTTTAACAGATTTATTTGCTGCTGATTTCTTGGACCGTTCGAAACGGTTTGAAATAACATATAACTTGTTAAGCCTTAAATTAAATAAACGCCTATTAGTAAAAATTGAAGTACAAGAGGAAGAAATAGTACCTTCTATTACTACAATATTTAGTGCAGCCTGCTGGTATGAGCGTGAAATATATGATATGTTTGGGGTCAATTTTAGTGGTAGCCACGATATTAGGCGTATCCTAACGGATTATGATTTTGTGGGACATCCCCTTAGAAAAGATTTCCCTCTTACTGGATATGTCCAAGTGAAATATGATAAATTACTTGAAAAAGTAGTTTATGAGCCCGTTAAATTAGAACAAGAATATAGAGAATTTGATTTTACTTCTAATTGGCAAGGGCCTAATTATGTATTACCTGGTGATGAGAAGGCAAAATAG
- a CDS encoding Fic family protein codes for MSSKPPFQITNKIIELLQSISHELGVLFGAKLYLPPINLRKNNRIKTIHSSLAIEGNTLSIKQITDLINGKRVLGPQKDIIEVNNAIKVYNNLNIFNSSSIESLLEAHKLLMQDLIADNGCWRKSGAGIFKGNKITHLAPPANRVPLLMDNLFNFINHNNDVSGIIKACVFHYELEFIHPFLDGNGRMGRLWQQLLLIKTNAIFEYISVESLIRNNQSEYYSILNQCDKLGESTLFIEFMTTQILEALKLYTNNAIPEANTPLSRIEIAKITLIDKWFARKDYNFIHKDISTATASRDLTFGLEQGMLSCKGDKNQTYYKFK; via the coding sequence ATGAGTAGTAAACCTCCTTTTCAAATAACTAATAAAATCATAGAATTATTACAAAGTATTTCCCATGAATTAGGCGTATTATTCGGTGCTAAGCTTTATTTACCTCCTATAAACTTAAGAAAAAATAACCGTATTAAAACTATCCATTCTTCTCTTGCAATTGAAGGAAATACCTTAAGCATAAAACAAATCACCGATTTAATAAATGGCAAGAGGGTGTTAGGCCCACAAAAAGATATTATTGAAGTGAACAATGCTATCAAAGTATATAATAATTTAAATATCTTCAATTCTTCATCAATAGAGTCATTATTAGAAGCTCATAAATTACTAATGCAAGATCTAATAGCAGATAATGGTTGTTGGCGTAAAAGTGGAGCAGGGATATTTAAAGGTAATAAAATAACTCACCTTGCTCCTCCTGCAAATCGCGTACCTTTATTAATGGACAATTTATTCAATTTTATCAACCACAATAATGACGTCTCAGGGATAATTAAAGCCTGTGTTTTCCATTATGAATTAGAATTTATTCATCCTTTTTTAGATGGTAATGGAAGAATGGGAAGATTATGGCAACAATTATTACTAATAAAAACTAATGCAATTTTTGAATATATTTCTGTTGAGAGCTTAATAAGGAACAATCAAAGTGAGTATTATAGCATCTTAAATCAATGCGACAAGCTTGGAGAATCGACATTGTTTATTGAATTTATGACCACTCAAATATTAGAAGCATTAAAACTATATACTAATAATGCCATACCTGAAGCTAATACTCCATTATCAAGAATTGAGATTGCTAAAATTACTTTAATAGACAAATGGTTTGCTAGAAAAGATTATAATTTTATACATAAAGATATTTCTACTGCAACGGCTAGTAGAGATTTAACTTTTGGACTAGAACAAGGAATGTTAAGTTGTAAAGGTGATAAAAATCAGACCTATTATAAATTTAAATAA
- a CDS encoding DUF2155 domain-containing protein, protein MLQQLIKYFIFINIIFGLCSIPSYGQEDSVFTNLDDLETTDEIINNTEEQNNFIPNNIPLDNPAENLQDRDLQLKHCTSAKIIALNKITATSKELLLKLQESQYFGNIQIKLHKCMKNLDPYNEDVYILFTITEHKIDEDSKVIFQGWLTLASVSISTFEHPIYEIFVKDCL, encoded by the coding sequence ATGCTACAGCAACTAATAAAATACTTTATATTTATAAATATAATTTTTGGTTTATGTAGTATTCCTTCCTACGGGCAAGAGGATTCGGTATTCACTAATTTAGATGATCTTGAGACCACTGATGAAATAATTAATAATACTGAAGAGCAAAATAATTTTATTCCAAACAATATCCCTCTTGATAATCCCGCAGAGAATCTACAAGATAGGGATTTACAATTAAAGCATTGTACTTCTGCTAAGATTATTGCGTTAAATAAAATCACTGCTACCTCAAAAGAATTATTACTAAAGCTACAGGAGTCGCAATATTTTGGTAATATCCAAATTAAGCTCCATAAATGTATGAAAAATCTTGATCCTTATAATGAAGACGTTTATATATTATTCACTATTACAGAACATAAAATTGATGAGGATTCTAAGGTGATTTTCCAAGGTTGGCTTACCTTAGCTAGTGTGTCAATTTCGACTTTTGAACATCCAATTTATGAAATTTTTGTTAAGGATTGTTTATAG
- the ftsW gene encoding putative lipid II flippase FtsW — protein sequence MQDKHKNEIANNSIKWWWRSIDQKLIIASIILFVFSLMLVTTTGTIIANRVGLSAHYFVIRQAIYLAVASMVMIFFSSFSKKWLKRFSILSFVVCIIMLILVKFYGYEVKGATRWINIFGLSMQPSEFIKPFFVVIIGWILSLKFKGDFPSFFVCLMLYSFVALLLIIQPDFGMLVMITLVLGIQLFIAGMPIFWIILAAFMGVVGITVAYFWLPHVTQRINSFLDPDSSENYQVRKSIRAFEHGGLYGRGPGEGAVKHVLPDSHTDFIFAVAGEEFGAMICLIIIGIFAFIVIRSIIKLIKEDDKFTQLAASGIVVQLGLQSVINMGVTLNLLPTKGMTLPFISYGGSSTLATAAAVGILLGLTRHKTSLTKYKIQNINI from the coding sequence ATGCAAGATAAGCACAAAAATGAAATAGCCAATAATTCTATCAAATGGTGGTGGCGTAGTATTGACCAAAAACTAATTATTGCTTCCATCATTTTATTTGTTTTTAGTCTAATGTTAGTTACTACTACTGGTACTATAATAGCTAATAGGGTTGGGCTAAGTGCGCATTATTTTGTAATCAGGCAAGCAATATATCTTGCCGTTGCTTCTATGGTAATGATTTTTTTCTCTTCATTCTCCAAAAAATGGTTAAAAAGGTTCTCAATTTTAAGCTTTGTTGTGTGTATAATAATGTTAATACTAGTTAAATTTTATGGGTATGAGGTCAAAGGAGCTACTCGTTGGATTAACATTTTTGGTCTATCTATGCAACCTTCAGAATTTATAAAACCTTTTTTTGTGGTTATAATTGGTTGGATATTATCGCTTAAGTTTAAAGGAGATTTCCCAAGTTTTTTTGTTTGTTTAATGCTATATAGTTTCGTCGCTTTATTATTGATTATTCAGCCAGATTTTGGCATGCTAGTAATGATCACCTTAGTGCTAGGTATTCAGCTATTTATTGCTGGTATGCCCATATTTTGGATTATCCTCGCTGCTTTTATGGGGGTAGTAGGCATTACGGTAGCATATTTCTGGCTGCCTCATGTAACCCAAAGGATTAATAGCTTTTTAGATCCCGATAGTAGCGAGAACTATCAGGTAAGAAAATCAATTCGGGCATTTGAGCATGGGGGGTTATATGGGCGCGGCCCCGGGGAAGGCGCAGTCAAACATGTGCTGCCTGATTCTCATACTGATTTTATTTTCGCGGTCGCTGGGGAAGAATTTGGGGCAATGATTTGCCTTATTATTATTGGAATTTTTGCTTTTATAGTAATTCGTAGTATAATAAAACTTATAAAGGAAGATGATAAATTTACCCAGTTAGCAGCTAGTGGCATTGTAGTACAGTTAGGTTTACAGTCTGTAATTAATATGGGAGTGACTCTAAATTTATTACCCACTAAAGGTATGACTCTGCCTTTTATTAGTTATGGTGGCTCTTCTACACTTGCAACTGCAGCTGCAGTAGGGATATTATTAGGCTTAACCCGCCATAAGACCTCTCTTACTAAGTATAAAATTCAAAATATTAATATATGA
- a CDS encoding palindromic element RPE1 domain-containing protein, with product MHNLKIIEEFLGETKSSTAAYIDVREEQRGVSTTKLPIRLGYARGLIDLFRNLSW from the coding sequence TTGCATAACCTAAAGATAATTGAAGAATTTTTAGGAGAAACGAAGTCGAGTACCGCAGCGTACATAGACGTACGTGAGGAACAGAGAGGAGTTTCGACGACAAAATTACCAATTAGATTAGGTTATGCAAGAGGTCTAATAGATCTCTTTCGAAACTTGAGCTGGTAA
- a CDS encoding DUF3035 domain-containing protein, giving the protein MRTFFLLITVFLTLTGCNKKIKETIGMVTTGPNEYLVKRNKPLEMPPHYELTLVKTVETTSNDQKGIDKLNEGEKALINEIGR; this is encoded by the coding sequence GTGCGTACATTCTTTTTATTAATTACTGTGTTCTTAACACTTACTGGCTGTAATAAGAAAATAAAAGAAACTATAGGGATGGTAACAACTGGGCCTAATGAATATTTAGTAAAGCGTAATAAACCATTGGAAATGCCACCTCATTATGAATTGACTTTAGTCAAAACAGTTGAGACAACAAGTAATGATCAAAAGGGTATAGATAAGCTTAATGAGGGAGAAAAAGCTTTAATTAATGAGATAGGGAGATAA
- a CDS encoding transposase, which yields MIPLTEIFCLIDDFCKHFDHEQNKYLLPHPNRKRKVGCTLGLSEIITIIVMFHLSHYRTFKDFYLCCLCQNYRKEFPKLVSYSRFVQLMPLSFMPMVLLLKSLSGRQTGQYYIDSTKLPACHNLRINRHKVFKDIAKRGKTSTGWFFGCKLHIVINSCGERNAPRKLEQ from the coding sequence ATGATCCCTCTTACGGAGATTTTCTGCTTAATTGATGATTTTTGCAAGCATTTTGACCACGAGCAAAATAAATATCTATTACCACACCCTAACCGCAAGCGTAAAGTTGGTTGTACTCTAGGGCTTTCAGAGATTATTACTATTATAGTCATGTTTCATTTGAGTCACTACCGTACCTTTAAAGATTTTTATTTATGCTGCCTATGCCAAAATTATAGAAAAGAATTTCCAAAACTTGTGAGTTATAGTCGTTTTGTTCAGTTAATGCCACTGAGTTTCATGCCAATGGTGTTGCTGCTAAAAAGCCTGTCAGGAAGACAAACCGGTCAATATTATATCGACTCTACTAAACTTCCTGCTTGCCATAATTTAAGAATTAATAGACATAAAGTATTCAAAGATATAGCAAAAAGAGGTAAAACTTCCACGGGATGGTTCTTTGGCTGTAAGCTACATATTGTCATTAACAGTTGCGGAGAGCGTAATGCGCCCCGAAAACTAGAGCAGTGA
- a CDS encoding M23 family metallopeptidase, with product MQAVNHFILTDQQVSNRIRVIFSYFSILLFIGFTIFVTLSINKFVNDRMSMTVVQPEITVIPEELPEAISKTVIIQKGDTLNAIFVQQKIPSNEIASIIKLVQEKNSNFALKVGQKLVFDYEIKITEEEGQDLAAESWTLSKLTIVFDKLNSLEIIRADQGFYAQNVVVALDKFLTKSSVEINTSFMAALKSLGLSNNSINELINAYSYQIDFLRQIKSGDTVSVITEKFVTKDGNFSHHGRVLYVTLNLSGQEYNIYRYSPDNIKDKHSFFSEDGKSVKRSLLRNPVKFMRISSHYGMRNHPTLGYSKAHKGVDFAAPTGTPIYAAGNGVITEIGWKAGYGKWVQIKHSQTLSTSYAHASNFAKNLKVGSAVKQGQVIAYVGSTGRATGPHLHYEIKIAGKNVNPMLVKTTPGVELTGNKLAQFKQFKNKIKSLSNELDSKIEVADNADIKFF from the coding sequence ATGCAAGCTGTTAATCATTTTATATTAACTGACCAGCAGGTTAGTAATAGAATTAGAGTTATTTTTTCGTATTTCTCCATATTACTTTTTATAGGGTTTACTATTTTTGTCACGTTATCTATCAATAAATTTGTGAACGATAGGATGTCGATGACGGTGGTTCAGCCAGAAATTACCGTGATTCCTGAAGAATTACCCGAAGCAATTTCAAAAACTGTAATTATTCAAAAAGGGGACACTTTAAACGCAATATTTGTACAGCAAAAAATCCCCAGTAATGAAATAGCCTCTATAATAAAGCTAGTGCAAGAAAAAAACTCCAACTTTGCATTAAAGGTAGGACAAAAGCTAGTATTTGATTATGAAATTAAAATCACTGAAGAAGAGGGACAGGATCTTGCTGCTGAATCGTGGACTCTGAGTAAACTCACTATAGTGTTTGACAAGTTAAACTCTTTAGAAATCATTAGGGCAGATCAGGGTTTTTATGCTCAAAACGTTGTTGTTGCGCTTGATAAATTTTTAACTAAATCTTCTGTAGAGATTAATACTAGCTTTATGGCAGCCTTAAAATCTTTAGGCTTATCAAATAATAGTATCAACGAGTTGATTAATGCTTATAGTTATCAAATCGATTTCCTTAGGCAAATTAAAAGTGGCGATACTGTCTCTGTGATAACCGAAAAATTTGTGACTAAGGATGGTAATTTTTCCCACCATGGAAGGGTTTTATATGTAACCCTTAATTTATCAGGTCAAGAATATAATATTTATAGATATTCCCCCGATAATATCAAAGACAAGCATTCTTTTTTTTCGGAAGATGGTAAGAGTGTTAAGAGGAGCCTACTAAGAAACCCAGTTAAATTTATGCGCATTTCTTCACATTATGGGATGCGTAATCATCCAACTTTAGGTTACAGTAAAGCACATAAAGGGGTGGATTTTGCTGCTCCAACTGGGACTCCAATTTATGCGGCAGGTAATGGAGTGATTACTGAAATAGGATGGAAAGCGGGGTACGGAAAATGGGTCCAAATAAAACATAGCCAAACTTTATCCACGAGTTATGCTCATGCCTCTAATTTTGCAAAAAACCTTAAGGTAGGGAGCGCAGTAAAACAAGGGCAGGTGATCGCGTACGTGGGTAGTACTGGTAGGGCTACAGGGCCGCATTTACATTATGAAATTAAAATTGCTGGTAAAAATGTTAATCCTATGCTCGTTAAAACCACCCCGGGAGTAGAACTAACCGGTAATAAGTTGGCTCAATTTAAACAATTTAAAAATAAAATTAAATCTTTGAGTAATGAACTTGATAGTAAAATTGAAGTCGCAGATAATGCAGATATAAAGTTTTTTTGA
- a CDS encoding NuoB/complex I 20 kDa subunit family protein has product MFADEISNRGFLLTNLDDLLGWSRAHSLWPMSFGLACCAVEMMQAASSRYDMDRFGMLFRPSPRQSDLMIVAGTLTNKMAPALRQVYDQMTEPKWVLSMGSCANGGGYYHYSYSVVRGCDQIVPVDVYVPGCPPTAEALIYGLIQLQNKIRRTTRFSNTVVHT; this is encoded by the coding sequence ATGTTTGCAGACGAAATATCTAACAGAGGATTTTTGCTCACAAATCTTGATGATTTACTAGGTTGGTCACGAGCACATTCTCTCTGGCCTATGAGCTTTGGGTTAGCTTGCTGTGCTGTAGAAATGATGCAAGCTGCTTCCAGCAGATATGATATGGACCGCTTTGGTATGTTATTTAGGCCAAGCCCAAGACAATCCGACTTAATGATAGTAGCAGGAACATTAACTAATAAGATGGCCCCCGCCTTACGCCAAGTTTATGATCAAATGACTGAACCAAAATGGGTGCTATCAATGGGTAGCTGTGCTAATGGAGGCGGATATTATCATTACTCATATTCAGTGGTGCGCGGTTGCGATCAAATTGTGCCTGTGGATGTATATGTACCTGGCTGCCCTCCTACAGCTGAAGCATTAATTTATGGTTTAATACAATTACAAAATAAAATTAGAAGAACCACAAGATTTAGTAATACGGTAGTCCATACTTAA